The Fictibacillus arsenicus genome contains a region encoding:
- a CDS encoding sigma-54 interaction domain-containing protein, translating to MLNNDPLLKHNILETIIDSAYEWIVVVDHEGIVQYMNKTYCEFLGENPREVIGKHVTNVIENTRMHKAVLQGKVEIADLQFIRGNYMIANRIPILHEGKVIGAVGTVIFRDTEQWKKMNSHIKALLHELDFYKKEWHEINGATYTLNDFIGISREAEKIKDRVKNIASGDLSVLIRGESGTGKELLAHSIHQLSERSAKPFIKINCGAVPEHLFESELFGYSEGAFTGAKRGGKPGKFQLADGGTLFLDEIGDLPQNMQIKLLRVLQEKEVEPVGSLNSQKVNVRVIAATNRPLEQLIENNKFREDLFYRINVLQIQIPPLRERKEDIWPLAESFIRSNCRETGKRIVKIDDDVKEAFLQYTWPGNTRELKNFVEAAIQLTQSDQISLDAFPDFLREKLKVHEAQKSLKDYVHETEKKVISSYLKKMDGDIKAVANALGIGKTNLYDKIKKYNI from the coding sequence ATGTTGAATAATGACCCTTTGTTAAAACACAATATTTTAGAGACGATTATTGACAGTGCTTACGAATGGATTGTTGTAGTTGATCACGAAGGTATCGTACAATACATGAACAAAACTTATTGTGAGTTTTTAGGTGAAAATCCAAGAGAAGTAATAGGTAAGCATGTAACAAATGTGATCGAGAATACAAGGATGCATAAAGCTGTTCTTCAAGGAAAAGTTGAGATCGCTGATTTGCAGTTTATCAGGGGTAATTATATGATTGCAAACCGAATTCCTATTCTTCATGAAGGAAAAGTTATCGGTGCAGTAGGAACAGTAATCTTCAGAGATACAGAACAATGGAAGAAAATGAATTCCCATATTAAAGCGCTTTTGCATGAACTCGATTTTTATAAAAAAGAGTGGCATGAAATAAATGGAGCAACCTATACTCTCAATGATTTTATAGGAATATCCCGTGAGGCTGAAAAAATCAAAGATCGTGTAAAAAACATAGCAAGTGGTGATTTGTCAGTATTAATTCGCGGTGAAAGCGGCACAGGAAAAGAATTGCTGGCACATAGCATACATCAGCTGAGTGAAAGAAGCGCCAAGCCATTTATTAAAATAAATTGCGGTGCAGTACCGGAACATCTATTTGAATCTGAGCTTTTCGGCTATTCTGAAGGCGCCTTTACTGGGGCGAAAAGAGGCGGAAAACCAGGAAAGTTTCAGCTGGCTGACGGCGGTACATTATTTTTAGATGAAATTGGAGATCTTCCTCAAAATATGCAAATTAAACTGCTGCGTGTACTTCAGGAAAAAGAAGTGGAGCCTGTGGGTTCACTAAATTCCCAAAAAGTGAATGTTAGGGTAATTGCAGCAACTAACCGGCCTTTAGAGCAGCTTATAGAAAATAATAAGTTTCGAGAAGACTTGTTTTACAGAATCAATGTTTTACAGATTCAAATACCGCCGCTTCGAGAGAGGAAAGAAGATATATGGCCTTTAGCTGAGAGCTTCATTCGTTCTAATTGCAGGGAGACGGGGAAAAGGATTGTGAAAATTGATGATGATGTTAAAGAAGCTTTTCTTCAATACACTTGGCCAGGAAATACGAGAGAGCTGAAAAATTTTGTAGAGGCCGCTATTCAGCTGACACAAAGTGACCAAATTTCACTTGACGCTTTCCCGGATTTTCTTCGAGAGAAGCTGAAAGTTCATGAAGCTCAAAAATCATTAAAAGATTATGTTCATGAAACGGAGAAAAAAGTAATTTCATCTTATTTAAAAAAGATGGATGGGGACATTAAGGCTGTAGCTAATGCCCTTGGTATCGGAAAAACAAATTTGTACGATAAAATAAAAAAGTATAACATATGA
- a CDS encoding class I SAM-dependent DNA methyltransferase, which produces MSYQQFAYLYDELMADAPYSKWLSFIKNAVSAYHPNIIRLLDVGCGTGSMPILLAKEGFEVTGVDLSSDMLMVAKEKAENENVELSLFQQDMRELEGLGAYDCVTILCDSLNYILTEEDIKQTFLSVWNHLEPNGLLLFDVHSLHKINNIFIGSTFGSNNEELSYIWQCYQGEHDNSVEHDLSFFILNKDNYERYDELHIQRTFSVEDYSRWLKECQFEVLSITADFEDQNPNEQSERILFIAKKS; this is translated from the coding sequence ATGAGTTATCAGCAGTTCGCTTATCTTTATGATGAATTAATGGCAGATGCACCATATTCGAAGTGGCTGTCATTTATTAAAAATGCTGTATCTGCTTATCACCCGAATATCATCAGATTATTAGACGTTGGCTGTGGAACCGGTTCGATGCCAATCTTGCTGGCAAAAGAAGGATTTGAAGTTACTGGCGTTGATCTTTCTTCAGATATGCTTATGGTTGCAAAAGAAAAAGCAGAAAATGAAAATGTTGAACTTTCACTTTTTCAGCAGGACATGAGAGAACTAGAAGGCTTGGGAGCATATGATTGCGTAACAATTTTATGCGATTCTCTAAATTATATTTTAACGGAAGAAGACATAAAACAAACCTTTCTTTCAGTATGGAATCATTTAGAACCAAATGGTTTGCTTCTTTTTGATGTTCATTCCTTACATAAGATCAATAATATTTTTATTGGCAGCACTTTTGGCAGTAATAATGAAGAGCTTTCATACATCTGGCAATGTTATCAAGGTGAACACGATAACAGTGTAGAGCACGATTTATCTTTTTTCATTCTAAACAAAGATAACTATGAACGATACGATGAATTACACATTCAAAGAACGTTTTCAGTAGAAGACTATTCTAGATGGCTTAAAGAATGTCAATTTGAAGTATTAAGTATTACGGCAGATTTTGAAGATCAGAACCCAAATGAACAAAGTGAAAGAATATTGTTTATTGCTAAGAAATCTTAA
- the rsfS gene encoding ribosome silencing factor: MNVKDLMELVVKTVDDKRAENIAVLDMEGISLVADYFVICHGNSEKQVQAISKELKDVALENDIQLRRMEGYDHARWVLIDLGNVVVHVFHRDDRSYYNLEKLWGDANSVDVDAILAPQENM, encoded by the coding sequence ATGAATGTTAAAGACCTTATGGAATTAGTTGTTAAAACAGTAGATGATAAAAGGGCGGAAAACATTGCTGTTTTAGACATGGAAGGAATTTCTTTAGTTGCAGATTATTTCGTAATCTGCCATGGTAATTCAGAAAAACAAGTTCAGGCAATTTCAAAAGAACTAAAAGATGTAGCTCTAGAAAACGATATTCAATTGCGCAGGATGGAAGGTTATGACCATGCTCGCTGGGTATTGATTGATTTAGGAAATGTAGTCGTACATGTCTTTCACCGTGATGACCGCAGCTATTATAATCTAGAGAAGTTATGGGGAGATGCAAATTCTGTAGATGTTGACGCAATTCTTGCACCCCAAGAAAATATGTAA
- the yqeK gene encoding bis(5'-nucleosyl)-tetraphosphatase (symmetrical) YqeK, translated as MDRNKALEIVKKHLTEHRYVHTLGVLETSLKLAELYGGDLDKTETAAIFHDYAKFRPKDEMREIVKNENLPQDLLLFGSEVLHAPVGAFLVEKEIGIQDEEVLSAIYYHTTGNGNMNTLEKVIFLADYIEPNRHFPGVEEVREEAEKDLNKACLMAVKNTINFLMKQNQKIYPLTLETYNGLMDETQNKK; from the coding sequence ATGGATAGAAATAAAGCACTTGAAATAGTTAAAAAACATTTAACTGAACACAGATATGTACACACATTAGGTGTGTTAGAAACGAGTTTGAAATTAGCGGAACTGTATGGCGGTGATTTGGATAAAACTGAAACTGCAGCCATCTTTCATGATTACGCTAAATTTCGTCCCAAAGATGAAATGAGAGAGATCGTTAAAAATGAAAATCTTCCGCAAGATCTTTTGCTTTTTGGAAGTGAAGTGCTGCATGCTCCAGTAGGTGCTTTTTTAGTAGAAAAGGAAATTGGAATACAAGATGAAGAAGTGTTAAGTGCCATTTATTATCATACAACGGGTAATGGTAATATGAACACATTAGAAAAAGTCATTTTTTTGGCCGATTATATTGAGCCAAACCGTCATTTCCCAGGAGTAGAAGAAGTAAGAGAAGAAGCTGAAAAAGATTTAAACAAAGCCTGTTTAATGGCTGTGAAAAACACTATTAATTTTTTGATGAAGCAAAACCAAAAGATCTATCCGTTAACTCTTGAAACTTATAATGGTCTAATGGATGAGACTCAGAATAAAAAATAG
- a CDS encoding nicotinate-nucleotide adenylyltransferase — MSALEKHIGLFGGTFNPPHIGHLIIAQEALKQLKLDEVWWMPASNPPHKKKVEDVSDRHRIEMVKKTIGNNNQFSLSLLEFERSGPSYTIDTIRLLKEKFPNKEFTFIMGGDMVHSLGSWHQIDQLKDLVQFAGVGREGFPVDEHWERYNVKLVEIPNIGISSTFIRLRAKENGNIRYFVADDVWKYIKEHLLYG; from the coding sequence GTGAGTGCCTTGGAAAAACATATCGGTCTTTTTGGAGGAACGTTTAATCCGCCGCACATTGGGCATTTAATTATTGCACAGGAAGCATTGAAGCAGCTGAAATTAGATGAAGTGTGGTGGATGCCTGCTTCAAATCCTCCTCATAAGAAGAAAGTGGAAGATGTTTCAGACAGACATCGCATAGAGATGGTTAAGAAAACGATTGGAAACAATAATCAATTCTCCCTTTCTTTACTTGAATTTGAGAGAAGCGGTCCTTCATATACTATTGATACAATCCGGCTGTTGAAAGAGAAGTTTCCAAATAAGGAATTTACTTTTATTATGGGCGGAGATATGGTTCACTCTCTTGGCAGCTGGCATCAAATCGACCAGCTGAAAGACCTTGTCCAATTTGCAGGAGTCGGCCGTGAAGGCTTTCCGGTTGATGAACATTGGGAAAGGTATAACGTAAAACTTGTAGAAATACCTAATATCGGGATATCGTCTACATTTATTCGTTTAAGGGCAAAAGAGAACGGTAATATTCGTTATTTTGTTGCAGATGACGTCTGGAAGTATATTAAGGAGCACTTGCTTTATGGATAG
- the yhbY gene encoding ribosome assembly RNA-binding protein YhbY — protein sequence MLTGKQKRFLRSKAHHIQPIFQVGKGGVNSNLVKQVEEALEARELIKVSVLQNCEDDKDTVAEELSTGSKAELVQVIGSTIVLYKESKNQKRIELP from the coding sequence ATGCTAACAGGAAAACAAAAACGATTTTTACGTTCAAAAGCACATCATATTCAGCCCATCTTTCAGGTAGGAAAAGGCGGAGTGAACTCTAACTTAGTTAAGCAAGTAGAGGAAGCGCTCGAAGCACGAGAATTGATTAAAGTGAGTGTGCTTCAAAATTGTGAAGATGATAAAGATACAGTTGCAGAAGAACTGTCCACTGGATCAAAAGCTGAGTTGGTACAGGTGATCGGAAGTACGATCGTGCTTTATAAAGAATCTAAGAATCAAAAACGTATTGAACTCCCATAA
- the aroE gene encoding shikimate dehydrogenase: MIKAMVIGDPIEHSLSPVMHNEAFKQAGIQGSYEKMRVTSDDLPSFIQYLKESDYAGCNVTIPHKVEVIPFLDEIDPEAEKIGAVNTVVNKNGKLIGYNTDGKGFLLGLKEKISRPISEMNLLLIGAGGAARSIAYALLKENPEKLFIANRSAERLTHLVNDLNNTCVEPLSLKKAESELSRFDVLINTTNAGMHPSIETMPIQLAQIKHDTVVCDIVYNPLQTKWLQTAKCKGAIIDNGVSMLVMQGAMAFEKWTGTFPDTNKMKKAVIEQLRR; this comes from the coding sequence ATGATAAAAGCAATGGTTATCGGAGATCCAATAGAACATTCGTTATCGCCTGTGATGCATAACGAAGCCTTTAAACAAGCAGGAATACAAGGATCGTATGAAAAAATGAGGGTGACTTCAGACGACTTGCCTTCTTTTATACAATATTTAAAAGAGAGTGATTACGCGGGCTGCAATGTTACCATTCCGCATAAGGTTGAAGTTATTCCTTTTTTAGACGAGATTGATCCAGAAGCTGAAAAAATAGGAGCGGTTAACACCGTTGTTAATAAAAATGGAAAACTGATCGGGTACAACACCGATGGAAAAGGCTTTTTATTGGGGCTGAAAGAAAAAATCAGCAGGCCAATTAGTGAAATGAATCTTCTTTTAATTGGGGCAGGAGGAGCTGCGAGATCGATTGCTTATGCCCTATTAAAAGAAAATCCAGAAAAGCTGTTTATTGCAAACCGTTCAGCAGAAAGATTAACCCATTTAGTAAATGATTTAAATAATACATGTGTAGAGCCCTTATCGTTAAAGAAAGCGGAGAGTGAGCTGTCCCGCTTTGATGTATTGATTAATACTACGAATGCAGGTATGCATCCTAGTATTGAAACAATGCCTATACAATTAGCTCAAATAAAACATGATACTGTTGTTTGTGATATTGTCTATAATCCGCTTCAGACAAAGTGGCTGCAAACAGCAAAATGTAAAGGGGCCATTATAGATAACGGCGTTTCAATGCTTGTCATGCAAGGTGCGATGGCATTTGAAAAATGGACAGGCACTTTTCCGGATACAAATAAAATGAAAAAAGCAGTCATTGAACAGCTCAGGAGGTAA
- the yqeH gene encoding ribosome biogenesis GTPase YqeH: protein MSLEQIKCVGCGISIQTEDKEALGYAPLSALTKELPICQRCFRLKHYNEIHDVNLSDDDYRKIVSSIGDEDALVVKIIDIFDFNGSWLPGLHRYAGKNPILLVGNKLDLLPKSVNPNKVIHWMKKEAKELGLKPIDVQLISAEKGYGIEELADSIDHYRQGRDVYVVGCTNTGKSTFINRLIKQFGEETSDFITTSHFPGTTLDLIDIPLDARSHMYDTPGIINHHQMAHYVSKKELSIIMPKKEIKPMVFQLNEMQTLFFGGLARMDYLKGGKQSFVCHFSNHLNIHRTKTEKADELYEKHLGEMLAPPEDTANFPELKRYEWMIKESKTDVVISGLGWVTFPEAGAKVAFYAPEGVSVTIRKSLI from the coding sequence ATAAGTTTGGAACAAATCAAGTGTGTGGGCTGCGGCATTTCCATACAAACCGAGGACAAAGAAGCGCTTGGATACGCACCTCTTTCGGCATTAACGAAAGAGCTGCCTATTTGCCAGCGCTGTTTTCGTTTAAAGCACTATAATGAAATACACGATGTGAATTTGTCTGATGACGATTATCGCAAAATTGTCTCCAGTATTGGAGACGAAGATGCACTCGTTGTAAAGATTATAGATATTTTTGATTTCAATGGAAGCTGGCTGCCTGGTCTTCACCGCTATGCTGGTAAAAACCCTATCTTACTTGTAGGTAATAAGCTGGATCTCCTGCCGAAATCAGTAAATCCTAACAAAGTTATTCATTGGATGAAAAAAGAAGCGAAAGAGCTCGGGCTGAAGCCGATCGATGTTCAGCTTATTTCTGCTGAAAAGGGATACGGGATTGAAGAATTAGCAGATAGCATTGACCATTACAGGCAAGGCAGAGATGTTTATGTAGTAGGCTGTACAAACACAGGTAAATCTACGTTTATAAACAGATTGATAAAGCAGTTTGGAGAGGAAACTTCCGACTTTATTACGACGTCTCATTTTCCTGGAACAACGCTGGACTTAATTGATATTCCCCTTGATGCAAGAAGTCATATGTACGATACACCTGGAATCATTAATCATCACCAAATGGCCCATTATGTTTCTAAAAAGGAACTAAGTATCATAATGCCCAAAAAAGAAATCAAACCAATGGTGTTCCAGTTAAATGAAATGCAGACTTTATTCTTTGGCGGACTTGCAAGAATGGATTATTTGAAAGGTGGTAAACAATCCTTTGTTTGTCATTTTTCTAATCATTTAAACATCCATCGAACGAAGACTGAAAAAGCAGATGAACTATATGAAAAGCATCTTGGTGAAATGCTGGCGCCGCCAGAAGATACAGCTAATTTTCCAGAATTGAAACGCTATGAATGGATGATAAAGGAAAGCAAAACCGATGTGGTTATTTCAGGATTAGGATGGGTTACCTTCCCTGAAGCAGGTGCTAAAGTGGCTTTCTACGCTCCAGAAGGTGTATCAGTAACAATTCGAAAATCCTTAATTTAA
- a CDS encoding YqeG family HAD IIIA-type phosphatase, whose amino-acid sequence MLKHFLPDQHVQNILDITPEMLVERGVKGIITDLDNTLVEWDRPEATPELIKWFTSIKEKGILITIVSNNTQHRVKSFSDPVGIPFIYSARKPMTKAFKRALKDMKLKNQEVVVIGDQLLTDVLGGNRIGLHTILVVPVASSDGFWTRFNRKIERIILSWMKRKGMIHWEE is encoded by the coding sequence ATGTTAAAACATTTTTTGCCGGATCAGCATGTTCAAAATATATTGGACATTACACCGGAAATGTTAGTGGAACGTGGAGTGAAGGGGATTATCACAGATTTGGATAATACGCTTGTAGAATGGGACAGGCCCGAAGCAACTCCTGAATTAATTAAATGGTTCACTTCTATTAAGGAAAAGGGCATTTTAATAACGATAGTTTCAAATAATACTCAACATAGAGTGAAAAGTTTTTCTGATCCTGTAGGGATTCCATTTATCTATAGTGCAAGAAAACCGATGACAAAGGCTTTCAAGAGAGCGCTGAAAGATATGAAGTTAAAAAATCAAGAAGTCGTTGTAATCGGCGATCAGTTGCTGACAGATGTACTTGGAGGAAACAGAATAGGATTACATACGATCCTTGTTGTTCCTGTAGCGAGCAGTGACGGGTTTTGGACAAGGTTTAACCGTAAAATTGAACGTATTATATTGTCTTGGATGAAAAGAAAAGGCATGATTCATTGGGAGGAATAA
- a CDS encoding sporulation histidine kinase inhibitor Sda, whose product MEKLSDDLLIESYLKARELKLSKDFILLIKKEIDRRSLHVRLQQVLM is encoded by the coding sequence ATGGAAAAACTCTCGGACGACCTGTTAATTGAATCTTACCTGAAAGCTAGAGAACTTAAACTTAGCAAAGACTTTATTTTACTTATAAAAAAAGAAATTGATAGAAGATCACTGCATGTCAGATTGCAGCAGGTTCTAATGTAG
- a CDS encoding Na+/H+ antiporter subunit A, giving the protein MLHFYILLPFLAALLIGLSAKKVNRIHTGWLVLPVPAVLFIIFCSKLPVLAKGKIVQSTADWIPSLDIQLSFYLDGLSMLFSLLITGIGSLVVLYSIFYLSRKEQLVHFYVYLLLFMGSMLGVVLSDNVFVLYTFWEFTSISSFLLIGFWFYRERSTYGAQKSMLVTVFGGLSMLGALILLSITAETNSIRMMIANRSDILESDLFIPILILLLLGAFTKSAQFPFHSWLPDAMEAPTPVSAYLHSATMVKAGLYLVARFSLIFSGTDEFFVIVSGIGLITLCLGSFLASRQTDLKGILAYSTISQLGMIMAMLGFGTGVAILAAIFHIFNHATFKGSLFMIAGIVDHETGTRDIRRLGGLYTIMPISATLAFIGAFSMAGVPLPIFNGFLSKEMFFDSSLKLEQSTGLAGTFAEWIPIFAVLGSIFTFVYSMYLVFGTFLGKQKTDQLEKKPHEAPMGMLLSPIILIIFVVAVGLIPNLINEPLLAPAAAAVTGDLPHTHLAFWHGLNTPFYMSLIVVGVGALLAYTLKRWQPVYNKIPGKFSSDLWYQTIVNGLLRSSKSITEFYMTGSLRLYFSIILVFLVVSTSIFMYFTDGFTISLDDLAPITWPEVLVGFVMAAAAIATIWMNQRIAAIIVIGVVGYGLSLLFVFFRAPDLALTQLIVETITVALFLLCFAHLPKLKKSDKSISEKLIDLIIAVSTGALLTIVAIASHSSKSFDSIAKYFVDNSYKLGGGDNIVNVILVDFRGLDTLFEIAVLGLAALGIFAMIKYRDKGDMNQ; this is encoded by the coding sequence ATGCTGCATTTTTACATACTGCTTCCTTTTTTAGCAGCTCTTCTGATAGGTTTGTCTGCAAAAAAAGTGAACCGGATACATACTGGATGGCTAGTATTGCCTGTTCCAGCTGTTCTATTTATTATTTTTTGTTCTAAATTACCTGTTTTAGCGAAAGGAAAAATCGTACAAAGCACTGCCGATTGGATTCCATCTTTGGATATCCAGTTAAGCTTTTATTTGGACGGACTAAGCATGCTGTTCTCGCTATTAATCACTGGAATTGGTTCACTCGTTGTACTCTATTCCATTTTTTATTTATCGCGGAAAGAGCAGCTAGTACATTTTTATGTTTACTTGCTTTTATTCATGGGTTCCATGCTCGGAGTTGTATTGTCGGATAATGTATTTGTTCTCTATACGTTTTGGGAATTTACGAGTATTTCATCGTTTTTGTTAATCGGTTTTTGGTTTTACCGTGAACGTTCAACTTACGGTGCACAGAAATCAATGCTTGTAACAGTGTTTGGCGGATTATCGATGCTTGGTGCTCTTATTCTACTTTCTATTACAGCAGAGACTAACAGCATTCGCATGATGATCGCTAACCGGTCAGATATATTAGAAAGTGACCTGTTTATCCCTATTCTAATTTTGTTATTGCTTGGTGCATTTACTAAATCAGCACAATTCCCATTCCACAGCTGGCTTCCTGATGCAATGGAAGCTCCTACACCTGTCAGCGCTTATTTGCATTCTGCGACAATGGTTAAAGCTGGGCTATATTTAGTAGCCCGTTTCTCGTTAATCTTCAGTGGAACAGATGAGTTTTTTGTTATCGTTTCAGGTATTGGTCTGATTACACTTTGTTTGGGTTCATTTTTAGCTTCCAGACAAACCGATTTAAAGGGTATTTTGGCTTACTCCACAATCAGTCAGCTGGGAATGATTATGGCGATGCTTGGTTTTGGAACTGGTGTGGCTATTCTTGCTGCTATCTTTCATATTTTTAATCATGCTACATTTAAAGGCAGTCTGTTTATGATTGCAGGTATTGTAGATCATGAAACAGGAACGAGAGATATAAGAAGACTAGGCGGACTATATACCATTATGCCGATTTCTGCTACGCTTGCGTTTATTGGAGCATTTTCAATGGCTGGTGTTCCCCTGCCGATCTTTAATGGGTTTTTAAGTAAAGAAATGTTCTTTGATTCTTCACTTAAATTAGAGCAATCAACCGGACTTGCTGGGACTTTTGCAGAATGGATACCTATTTTCGCTGTTTTAGGCAGCATTTTCACGTTTGTCTATTCCATGTATTTGGTATTTGGAACATTCCTCGGTAAACAAAAAACAGATCAATTAGAGAAAAAACCCCATGAGGCTCCAATGGGTATGCTTTTATCACCAATCATTCTAATTATTTTTGTTGTTGCTGTTGGTCTGATTCCAAATCTTATTAATGAGCCATTACTTGCTCCGGCTGCTGCTGCAGTAACAGGAGATCTGCCTCATACACACCTGGCTTTCTGGCATGGTCTGAACACACCGTTCTATATGTCTTTAATAGTAGTAGGTGTTGGTGCGTTACTGGCATATACGTTAAAGAGATGGCAGCCTGTCTATAATAAGATTCCAGGGAAATTTTCATCTGATCTTTGGTATCAGACAATCGTTAATGGATTGTTAAGATCTTCTAAATCTATTACTGAGTTTTATATGACAGGATCATTACGTCTGTATTTCTCTATCATTTTAGTATTTCTGGTTGTATCGACTTCCATTTTTATGTACTTTACGGACGGATTTACAATTTCTCTTGATGATTTGGCACCTATTACTTGGCCAGAAGTACTCGTAGGCTTCGTGATGGCTGCAGCCGCAATTGCTACCATTTGGATGAATCAGCGAATTGCTGCAATTATTGTAATCGGAGTGGTAGGTTACGGACTTTCCTTGTTATTTGTATTCTTCAGAGCGCCTGATCTCGCATTAACACAGCTTATCGTTGAGACAATAACCGTAGCCTTATTCTTATTATGTTTTGCTCATCTGCCGAAACTTAAGAAATCAGATAAAAGTATCTCTGAAAAACTTATCGATTTAATTATTGCCGTTTCAACAGGCGCATTGCTTACAATAGTAGCTATTGCTTCACATAGCTCAAAATCGTTCGATAGCATCGCAAAATATTTTGTTGATAATTCTTATAAGCTTGGCGGCGGAGATAATATCGTAAACGTAATACTAGTTGACTTCCGCGGCTTGGATACACTTTTTGAAATTGCAGTTCTTGGACTAGCTGCGCTTGGCATTTTTGCCATGATAAAATACCGGGATAAAGGAGACATGAATCAATAA
- a CDS encoding Na(+)/H(+) antiporter subunit C, whose protein sequence is MEIVMSILAGTLFAAGVYLLLQKQLLKIVLGTALLSHGAHLFILTMGKLNRGAPPILEKGITEYTDPLPQALILTSIVISFGVTSFLLVLAYRTYQSNKTDMMDQLRGTDDE, encoded by the coding sequence ATGGAAATTGTAATGTCTATACTTGCCGGAACTTTATTTGCGGCCGGCGTCTATCTTTTGCTTCAAAAACAGCTTTTAAAAATTGTTCTGGGAACGGCGCTGCTTTCTCACGGTGCACATCTCTTTATATTGACTATGGGGAAATTAAACCGCGGTGCTCCGCCTATTTTGGAAAAAGGAATCACCGAGTATACGGATCCTCTTCCTCAAGCGCTAATATTGACTTCAATCGTAATCAGTTTCGGTGTGACCAGCTTCTTGCTGGTGCTTGCGTACCGGACATACCAGAGCAATAAGACCGACATGATGGATCAGCTAAGGGGAACGGATGATGAGTAA